The following nucleotide sequence is from Bacteriovorax sp. PP10.
TGGGTCTGCTGGAAGATCGGTTTATCCAATGCTGGCGACGTGGGGAGAGATTGATTCAATCATGGACTCGAGTAATTTTTATGCTCGTCCGGTTGATAAAAAAGATGTGGATCCTATTTTTCATAATTACTGTGACTCAATTATTATCGTTGATGCCGGTGAAAAATCAGTTTCAAGCAGAGCAGGTCATACCTTAATGGAGACTCATCCATTTGCGGAACAAAGATACGCTCGCGCACGTTTTAACCTGGCACGACTGCTGGTTGCTATGAAAGACGGCGATATGAAAACTTTCATCGAGGTTGTTGAGGAAGAGGCCCTTATGCTTCACTCAATGATGATGACTTCAATCCCTAGTTATATTTTATTGAAGCCAGAGTCTCTGATGTTAATTGAAAAAATAAAAGAATTTAGGAATGTTCAAAAGATTCCGGTTTGTTTTACAATCGACGCCGGCCCGAACATCCATTTGCTTTACCCAGCTGAGCATAAAGCTGCTGTACAAGCATGGCTAGCTTCTGATTTTGGGCAGTTTAAAGTTATCCACGATGAAGTAGGTAATGGCCCAGAACATTTAAAGGATTAAGCATTAATGGCCGGTACAATCGATAAAAAATTCTATTCCAAAGTTCTTCTGTTTGGTGAATACAGCGTGATTCAACATTCAATGGGGCTTTGTATTCCGTATACATTGTTTGATGGTAAATTAACTTTCAGAAGAGACAATACGGCCGTGATTGATCCTGAGTTAAAAGCGTTCTCGCTTTTTATTAAACAGTTGATCGACAATAATCAATTAACTTACCAATTCGATATCACTTCATTTGAGTTTGATATTTCTCAAGGACTCTTCTTTGATTCGACAATCCCACAAGGGTACGGCGTCGGAAGTTCTGGGGCCCTTGTAGCAGCGGTTTTTGACCGTTATGAACAGGAAAACCATACGAACCTTGATATCAGTAAGCTGAAGAAAATCTTCGCTCAATTAGAGTCTCACTTCCACGGC
It contains:
- a CDS encoding diphosphomevalonate decarboxylase, which gives rise to MDTFKASWTSPSNIALVKYWGKYPVQIPANPSVSFTLSKSLSKLSIIAEPDSSKEINVDFYFENELNEKFKVKIVKFLSTKLERFPWLLDFHLIIHSENTFPHSSGIASSASSMSALNLALLSLDQDITGHKPQAEDFFKEASDLSRQASGSAGRSVYPMLATWGEIDSIMDSSNFYARPVDKKDVDPIFHNYCDSIIIVDAGEKSVSSRAGHTLMETHPFAEQRYARARFNLARLLVAMKDGDMKTFIEVVEEEALMLHSMMMTSIPSYILLKPESLMLIEKIKEFRNVQKIPVCFTIDAGPNIHLLYPAEHKAAVQAWLASDFGQFKVIHDEVGNGPEHLKD